The Gossypium hirsutum isolate 1008001.06 chromosome D07, Gossypium_hirsutum_v2.1, whole genome shotgun sequence genome includes the window GCATTTGAtactcgtttttagtaatttttatatttttgagctcgtattagtttaatttagctaattcgaggactaatttgtaaaatcatcaaattttttgaattgtgtcattgatgagtttgagttgtttttgaagttttatgttaaattattaagcttggttgttagatAGGACTACTTTGTgaagtaattttggatgattttaatgttaaagactaaattgttaaaatgataaaatagctTATACTTGATGTGAAATATTTGCAAACATGATTTAGCTAAGTTTAAATGCGagtgaaaatggttaaattgcatgttttgggcttagtgattaaattgtataaaagtgaaaaattgagggtaattttgtaaaatgacaaaaaagacttaattgcataaaatgatttaattttattgttggattagttaattgaatgaaattattattctaTATCAAGAATGTGTTGATAACCGAGAAAAAGACAAAGTAGCTTAGTAGTCCCTAACTTTGGTTGTTACTACAGATTAGTTCGGTAAGTTCATTCGATTTAATTTCACTACAATTTAACTTTTGTTGTAGGAACTTTGATATTAAACGTTGGGTTGTTAAACTACTGCTTATTCGGGTGTACgaatattgaaatattgtgtTAACTTTGGGAGGTAATGTTCACTATACAAATATTTGAGTGTACgaatattgaaatattgtattaaCAATCACGAcacaatgattattttatttatttaagctcaatttATTTATCATGTCAGTGCTAACTATTTCATTTTGCAAtagtatattttcaataatattttatgcatagtaattttaattaataaactattaattactttataacattttttattttggaaaatattaagatttatatttgtaaattctAAATAATTAAGTATTCtgtaattaattacaattttttgttttgtgtttaaattgattgattatataatttataattttatttagagataaatattcaaaattattttcaaattaagtactaaaattatattgataaaataatCAATGCCTTCAAATCaggtatatattttatttttccttcaaatcatatatatgaataatatacttaaaataaataataattaaataataaatttgattaattatcacatatcaaaatttcaaaatcgtctgcataaaaaaaaaaatcagacaaTTTAAGTAGGACTTCTTTTCGTTTTTTCAACAATGCTTTAAGTAAAAACTGCAGAATATCAACctctattttttttccttcctcttttatcttgttttagttttattatgTTGTAACATTTAggatgtaattaatcaaaagttatatatatttttatattattgattCAGATTTATTACTATTCGTAATAATAAATTAAGTCGTTTAAATACGAAGAAttatatcacttgattttttgtcaaaaaattataattattcaagCAACATTGcttgaataattatatttatttaagagATGTTATTTGAATAATAgtataatttactttaataattatatctatttaaGAGATATTAAATATGTGATTATTCAGAAAAGACACTTATTGAAAATTATGTTTCTATGAAAAGGCATGGGAGTTCTTATAAATAGAAATTGATTGCTctaattctttatagaaattgattttcttgTTATCCTTGGTCAGTGCTTAGTGAATTATTTTTGTTAGTGTAAAACGTAAATAGTCATCAGGCTTCATTATATCCTCGAGGTTTATTTGCTTGAAACTCATTTGGACACCGAGTATAGGTGGGGCAAATAGAACCTTAatgatagtggcttgatacacgctttggagccttgtcctattatttttactttttttgttcGAATTATTGTTTGTGTTTCGTTTATATGTTCAAAATTCTTCTCCCCAAAATTATGCACTAAAATATTATTGCTCTTATGTTTATGCTTTTATTCAAGGAATAAGTTAATTGTGGTGCTACcaaaaaaaatgatttagtgaatattaataatgaatagaaaaaatagaaaataaataattaagagtGTATTTAATAATCCATTTTTTTAATGGTGTTAGAATTGGTGGTTTCAGAACTCCATTTTCGATGatcaaatatttaatatttacgaggttagtattaatgttaattaaagtttggtctagtaattttgatgaattgataattaattaaggtataagaactaaatcgtaaaagtagTAATAGTTCATcattatgaattgatgaattgatgaattgataattaattaaggtataaattttaatgtatttgattaaaaaaggaaaataaatatattttaaaatatatttattgacaACTAATTGAAATGATTTAATATCCTTAATTATTGGAATTATTCTTgatttttatttactatttaaactGGATTTGTTTTAGTAAATAAGATTTTAGTGATACTAAAAAGTAGATTTTAATGGTTGAAAAATCAATATTAtacaattatattattatattaaaaagtaaaaaatatatataatatataagtaattcaaaaattttaaaagtagttttaaaaaaataaaatctttaaaaattctaaatataaatattataaattcatCATAAAATAGAAAAGGATGATTAAAAATGAAAGTAATTATTATTGAGAGGCATTaatctaattatattttagtttttgagACGAGTATTTAATTGCtacaataatatttaataattttttctataccttattttattcaaaattttcttaataaaCTAAATCTAATGAAATTGAGTTGAGTTTATCACTCCATCCATGAAACAATCttgttgaaacttttttttttaagataataCAGTGAGTTGAGTTTTAGTTTGATTGATATCAATATTATTGTCAGTGCAGAAGGACGTGACTTCGAGTGCGCTAAtacacattatcctcttatttaagagttAGGGAGGAGCtaatggaaaaatattttttaaagtttagtttaatatttaaatatttaatattagtGTCTATTAGTTTTGAAGTTCCAAGCTtttgatataataatatttaagataaatttttgtttatattttctaaGTCATTTGGcgaaaataattttacaaaatattgttaaacattttcaaagcatTTCAGAGATTTGTAGAAGTACTCGAagacatgttttaaatgtgttttaactTATCTAAATTCTTTTGAgtcaattcaaaatatttttaagtgcTTTAAACTCATTTTATATAAGTCTAGATGTAGTATCAATACTCTAACCTTGTTGTATCAATGCAACTAAGTTAGAAAGCAAATTTCTGAAGTTTTAGGACTTCTACCCATACATCATGTGTTATGTATAGATACAAGTCCACAGTCCATTTCTACCCATACATCTTGTATCAATACAAGTACGTTTATAATGCTTCCAATAGCTAAATTTTATTCCCAACATTTATAAATGGTCTCAAACTTTACCCTTTGTTATATATACACTTAAAAAACACTTCAATACATAAGAGATGAACATccaattataaaaattaagaaaaaaccttcgattcttaaaattaaaaattttgattcattattttgagtttttaaaatttagaattcttgaaaaaatattaaattttattacaaacttttttggattatatatttttgaaattttctaaaatttaaatacgtatttcatttttataaattattattacatttctaaaatttttatttaaagttagaaaaaattacattttcaactttttttttcttcaaaatttaattttaaagcgttattttcataatttttggaagTATAGTTTTTATTAAAGATAATGTAGCAGCGTTCCAACAACAATGAGTTGATAGAATTAATTACCATGATGTTTTCATCCACCATATTAAATGGATCTTTGAACATAATTGAACAACTCTAGATATGAAGAGCTAGGAAATGAGGCAGCCTTCATAATCTAAaagttaacatttttattttcctaacataaattcaaagattttgacttttgtaaaagaaaataaaaacagtGCTGTTCTGAAGTATCTGTCAGTAGAAATAAATTAATAGTTTTGTTTTTAGCTAATATGAATTTGTTAAGCCTTCAACTAACGAGTCATTTGACTATGAACACCAGAATAACAATAACTTTGCCTATATGTGTATCTGAAAAGTGGAATCTTCACACATACAGGACGAACCCCAAAGGAAATCTTTTTAAGAAAGAAAACATACTTTACACCCACCGACACGCTATCCTAAGTTCCACTccccattttcttctttttctaccTCTCTGATTTTACCTGTCATTACTGCAGAAAGtctttctttattctgggttggAGTCCGGCATGTCAATGGAGTCAAGCTGTGGTTCAGGGGATCACAGCATCAAAGGAGTACCAACTCATGGTGGACGCTATGTTCTGTACAACGTTTATGGTAACCGCTTCGAAGTTTCCAGAAAATACGCCCCTCCTATTCGCCCCGTCGGCCGTGGTGCTTATGGTATTGTCTGGTAAGATCTTTTTTCCCCTTCTAACTTTGTTTCGGTTTAAGTTCCTAGTTCGATTCACTTCCTGTTTATTTCAATTTCTGGGTTTGTTTTAGTCTTAGAGCTTCAGCATGATAGTTTTTCAACAGGTCAATATGTGATCATTTTTCTTTTGTTAGATTCCAGTTTCTTGATTAATTAGTTAGTTACTAGTATGATCAAACAGGCTAGGTAGTCCCCCCCCccttttaaattacaattttaggTTTAGTGCACTGTAATCAAACTTGAGTATGTTACCCGGACTGAGTGTTAGACAAGGGTATGTGGCTAATACAAGTATTTCGAGGACCATAATTTTATAGCCATGTccaaatatattttgtatatggaTACTTGAGGAAAATGAAAACTCTGGGTAATACGGTTTATAAAAGGTATTTGGCAGTGTGATCgcttttgatgaaattaagctGCCAAATTCTTGGGTTCCATTGAAGTGAATAACTTTAGGTTCCAGCTTTCAGGCTGAGAAGATTGAAAGAAAGCTAACATTCTGTTCATTTGGCTTGCTGTCTATTTTGTTATTAACAATGTGAGGCTAAGAATTGATTTCCCCATCTTTTTGTCAGTGCTGCTTTGAATTCAGAGACACGTGAGGAGGTTGCTATCAAGAAAATTGGTAATGCATTTGACAATAGGATTGATGCCAAAAGGACATTGCGAGAGATCAAGCTTCTTCGTCACATGGATCATGAGAATGTAAGTGCTGTTGGCTTCATAGTTCCCATGTTTAACTTTTTTATGGACGTTTCAATAATGTTGTTTTAGTCGTAGACTCCTAATTGTTAGGCTTCTTGCTTGTACAAGGTCAGGTTTCTATGGCTAAACAATATCTGTATTTTGTCCCTATTTGTGTACTTAGAGGGATTTGGGCTAACATTCCTGTTGATTTGAGTTCCTTGAGAAGATCATTTGGGCTAACATTCCTGTTGATTTGAGTTCCTTGAGAAGATCATCTTTTAACCCTAAAGTAACTTTGAACCTTTAAGGACAGGCCAATCTTACGATATTGTGCATGAACACTATTTTACCATTTCATGTTAGAAAGCACTATCTAACCAGGCTTCTCTTGAATCTtataaaaattattcataaaaattGTTCTTATCAGTCTTTATATGCTTCAATGAAACTGGAGCACATTACATTTTGCCATGTGTATGACTACCGGAATTCCTTTTTCTGGCTTGACTAATGCTTTCATCTTTGCAAGTTTACGGCCAACAGAGGACATGTTTTATGTTGGTTTCTTACTCTTAGGTCTGGTTAACAACGTTCCTTCACTTGTTGTATATGCATCTTAATAATGGCATGAGAGTACACTGAAGTAGTAATATCTGGTTGTGGAATTATAGTTTGATTGGTCAGTCCCTTTTTTCTTCAGGTGATTGCCATCAAAGACATCATACGGCCTCCGCAGAGGGAGAACTTTAATGATGTCTACATTGTTTATGAACTGATGGACACTGATCTTCATCAAATCATATGATCTGACCAACAATTGACAGATGATCATTGTCGGGTTGGTATCAAATCCATCCCCTTGTATAAATATATAACAGGATCTTCCTACTGTCTTTTGTCATATTTAGTTAGAAACATCAAATGATTTATGTTTAGCTGTCTGGAAGCTAGAACCATTGTTGATCATGCAGTTCCACTCTTGCAGTACTTTCTATATCAGATTTTACGAGGGCTCAAGTATGTACATTCCGCAAATGTATTGCATCGTGATTTAAAACCCAGCAATTTGCTTCTGAATGCTAATTGCGACCTTAAAATTGGGGATTTTGGGCTTGCAAGGACGACATCTGAAACTGATTTTATGACAGAATATGTAGTCACTCATTGGTATCGAGCGCCAGAATTACTTCTAAATTGTTCTGAGTACACTGCTGCAATTGATATTTGGTCGGTAGGTTGCATACTTGGTGAAATGATGACCAGGCAGCCCCTCTTCCCTGGAAGAGACTATGTGCATCAGTTGAGGCTTATCACAGAGGTATTTTCCAGAATTTCTCACTAGAAACTACAGGAAACCTCTTTAGATTCTCTTTTAACACTTCGCATTTTTCTCGAAGTGTGAAGAGCTTTTAATTGCGTCCtaccatgccatttggtttatgttttGGCCTGTTCCTCTTCACCCTTTGGTTGTAAGATTCTGAGAAGTATTTTGCTTCTTCAGTGAAATTGCATGATCTTGTATTCTAACGAGGTCAAACCGGCAATAGTCAGGGCCATCCAAGAAATGTTACCTTGGATCTGAGCTAGTAGTTAAATGGTTGAGCATTTAGGTTGTAGGGTCTAATACAAAATCAAAATCTCCAAGTAATGAGTATGTGATTGTCTGAAGACTTGCTTTTTAACTCATTCTCCTCCTTTTACCTTCGTTTGCAATTCTGTAAGATCGATATGGACTCCGCATTGACATCCTATCttaatttatttgtgttttattaGTGCTGGTATCCGATTGACAATTATGGCCTAAGAGACGCTGTAGATATTTTTCCGAAGGTGTAGAGTAGTTTCTTGTTTTGATGGAAGTTGAACAGAGTATGCTAAATTTCTGCATGATTTCCTTTGTCTTGAATAGCTTATAGGTTCACCTGATGATTCCAGCCTTGGGTTCCTTCGAAGTGACAATGCCAGAAGATATGTTAGACAGCTTCCACAATATCCAAGGCAAAATTTTTCTGTTAGATTTCCTAACACGTCACCTGGTGCTGTTGATTTGCTAGAGAGGATGCTTATCTTTGATCCGCATAGGCGCATTACAGGTATAACTAGTTGCTGAATTCTTACATGTATTTCGCAATTAAGATTCATATGGTTCTAAGCTTGTTTTAAGCACAAATTGCCATGTGTTAATTATTTTACCATCACTGGACAATTTGCATGATTCTTATACTCAGTACTGAATCATCCCTTTCTTTATCCCACCTGTTGCTCTCCAATTTTCCTTCTCCACCACCTTAAGGCCCTTTCTTCATTTGCTGACAACTTTTTATTGTTTATTGCAGTTGATGAAGCTCTATGTCACCCATACTTGGCACCTCTTCATGACATCAATGAGGAGCCTGTGTGCCCAAGGCCTTTCAGTTTTGATTTTGAGCAGCCATCTTTTACCGAAGAAAATATCAAGGAGCTCATCTATAGAGAATCTGTAAAATTCAATCCAGATTCATTTCATTGAGGATCATTTGTTGTATAGTGTACCTATTGCCTTGTGTGCTATAATACCATGTAGAGGCTCATCAGTCCATTTGTGTGCCTTGGCCTTGAATACTCGTAAACAGAATGATAGTT containing:
- the LOC107954530 gene encoding LOW QUALITY PROTEIN: mitogen-activated protein kinase homolog MMK2 (The sequence of the model RefSeq protein was modified relative to this genomic sequence to represent the inferred CDS: substituted 1 base at 1 genomic stop codon), with the protein product MSMESSCGSGDHSIKGVPTHGGRYVLYNVYGNRFEVSRKYAPPIRPVGRGAYGIVCAALNSETREEVAIKKIGNAFDNRIDAKRTLREIKLLRHMDHENVIAIKDIIRPPQRENFNDVYIVYELMDTDLHQIIXSDQQLTDDHCRYFLYQILRGLKYVHSANVLHRDLKPSNLLLNANCDLKIGDFGLARTTSETDFMTEYVVTHWYRAPELLLNCSEYTAAIDIWSVGCILGEMMTRQPLFPGRDYVHQLRLITELIGSPDDSSLGFLRSDNARRYVRQLPQYPRQNFSVRFPNTSPGAVDLLERMLIFDPHRRITVDEALCHPYLAPLHDINEEPVCPRPFSFDFEQPSFTEENIKELIYRESVKFNPDSFH